atgaattatagGTTAGCCATTCTTATTTTCACTagtttaaaatgctaattcttgataccTGTAAATGTGTTTCAATATGTTAGATGTGGTATTTCAAGCCACTAGTTaaaacaatataacaaaaaaaaaaaaaatctaatttttactagtaagaagtgCATATATTGCCATTTCAACTAGTCGAATGAGCTTTTCGATTACAAAGGTTTTATAAAGTCAAGGCAATTCATGGTTGATAGATCTTAGTGAGGGTAAATTGCACCCTTAACTTATATTGTTTTGAAAGGTCTTATTAAACTTTATGTAAAAAGGTCTTTTAGCAGTCCGAATCTCAAAGATGATTCTATTTAAGAGCACTGCATTGTATACCTATAGTgtgctctgttgtatactgcaGTCGTGGTAGTTAGCAAAGCTaatatattacaaaaacaaaGAACATCAGGTTGAATCACAAGATAGTTTTAGTCCCAGACCCTTATGTTTCAAAAAGCGCTTTTGGTTTTAGCGTTGACATCCCAACACTTGATTCtaaagcaaaatattttataGCTCTCATGACTAAAATGTGCTATCTAGTGTCTATATAAATCCAGACTCTATCTGGTAaattgaaaaactttgtttttcagtgctttattaaattatgaagtcacatttttacatgttttaaagcCAAAGCTTGATTGACAGCTTCAACACTGAACCAGTGCTGGACCCAGGTAAGGACAAATGGGCCAGTAAGAAATATTTGGACTCTGTTTGGCTTTGAATGCTCTTGAACATTGAACAGCAGTGTAAAACCACTGAAAACACAAGTCTTTTTTCCTTTTATCATCTTTAAGCAGTCAGAAGCATGCATAAACAGACAGACAAGGCAAGAGTCTCCTTGCAACAAAACCCAGGAAAGAATAACAGCAAGAAGCTGAGCAAAGTgctgaatttttatatttaaacataagagttcagaaatcagaaGTACAACTGATGCTTCAACAAGACCTGACAGAAGAGCAACATGTGGTTGAACTTCCATGAGGCGAATTCCACAGTAATGCGAGGACGATTCTATTGGAATATGTCAGAGGCTTGTAATAGATcttccacacacagacacactaaatTGTGATTGCTCCCCGATGAGATACCATTAGAGGCCAAAGCCTTAATTAAATTTAACAGTCATCTCTGAACGTGAAGGACGCGGTTTGGAAAAAATACTGTCTGTAgtcaaaaatgataaaaaaatccaTAAATACTCAGTATTCAAGCAAGCATTGGATTGCTAAAGGGATGGTAGAAGACAGTGTTTAATGAGTGTATAAGGTTGCGTTTCTTGTATTTTGGGTATTCTTTACCAACCAGCCCTATGTGTTTACAACAGGGCTACAGGGACACAATCAATATTTTCTGGAAGAATGGCATCATAAATTTGGCCGCAAGTGTACGGATCTGACATATTTTGCCGTCACACTCATAACTAGCAATACTGAATTACAGTAAATACAGGCGGGATGAACCACAGCATGGGAGAGGCACATGTTTACAAAAATTGGCCACACCTTAATCACAACAGATTCCATTATTCAGAGTTGAATCAGCCAGATCTTGATGCAGTTTCAGTTAAAAACTCTCTTGTAATTaacaagggatagttcacccaaaaccgaaaattctcatgattttctcaccctcctggtatctcagatgtgtatgactttcatctgctgaacacaaaatgaagatttttagaagaatatttcagctctgtaggtccatacaatgcaaatgaatgggtgccaaaatgttgaagttccaaaatacacaaagtcagcataaaagtaatccataataggtgcgggtaagaaacagatcaatattgaagtcattttaggacataaattctcttccctgcccaaTAGAGGGGGCAaaatgcaagaagaatgtgattcattaaaaaaacaggaggaggagaaagtgaaagtgcaggaaaaaggacttaaatattgatctgtttctcgtaCGTACCTaacatatcgcttcagaagatatggatttaaccaccagagtcgtctggagtacttttatgttgaccttatttggattttggagcttaaaatttttggcacccattcacttgcattgtaagagctgacgtattcttctaaaaatcttcatttgagttcagcagatgaaaaaaagttaaacatctgggatggcataagagtgagtaaatgataagaatgTTTTTATTATGGGTTAACTTGCCCTTTAACTGAAGCTTGTTCGATTCTGGTAGCCATCTACAGAGCTTTGGTATGAAACTCTAAAACAAAGCATTGTAACATGGAGCAAAGATGCGCCTAATCTGTAGCACTCGCTCACATCTGGAATGGAAAGTTAAACTGAACAAGCTCGGAAAGGGACCATTTCATAGTAGGAGTTCATTTCTACCACAGCTGCCCAAATAAATGGGTCTCAATTGTAGCTTAATACTGTCAAAGCCTCTGTATAGAGATCATCTTCAATCCAATTTAAATCCATTGCACAAGGCCTAGCgcattgcacaaaataaattaccAGAGAATCCAAATAGTGCTACTTCAGACACTACAGCActcaaaaataataatcaaatgtTCAGTCGATAGAGGAAACTGTACCGCAACAGGGATCTCTTGAAATCCAAGGCAGCATTATGCATAAAATACTGACAGATATTAAGGAAATAAAAGACCAATGGGGCAGGAAAAGATGTTTCGCACTCATACCTAGAAGTGTgaatattataaatgtatctgATGTATCCCTATGGAAGACAAAAATgcaggaaaataataaatacaaaataaaatagtttatctTTAGAACCTTCCATTTTAgtacacagagaaaaaaaatataaatgatttttttcctttttctaaaCCTCAACTATGAGAACCTGGTATTGGGATTTGCCAAATCCATTTCGGTGTCCATTATCCCTGTTCGGCAAACAAGGGCAAGATCTCCACAGAACGATTTTTACACTCAGGCCTTTAAAAAGGGAAGGTTGCAACCAATGCCACACGTGGCTATCCCTTAATGAAGTAGGCTACACAGGTAAATACGGCAAGGCATGCCCATCTCCCAAGTcccataaaaaaaacataacgAAAATGAAATTCATGGGTCTGCATTGTCCTCACTAGAGATCTGGGCTCACTTTAGGAGAAAAGATCAGTTTCGTGGCATTTTACATCAGAGCAACTTGTTTTAGAGCAagccaaaagaaaaacaaaaaataatccaGTTTCTTTCCCTCTCAAAAGAGAAGGAAAGTTAAAGAGAAAAATGTATCATTAGTGCCAGTTTTGCAGTTGCTGTTGATCATATTCTGCTATCAGTTTTTTTATATGTGCCAGTTTGTTGTGTAGATATTCACAGCGGTTCTTCTCTTGGCTATAAATTGGATTAATctgtgtgagagaaaaaaaaaagaacatgatCACAATTTTGAAAAGTTCTCTGTGTGgagtaataaaacaaatattgggAGAGACGTTCATCTTACCTTTTTAATTTTGCGATACTCTTCAAGTATCTGGTTGTGGATTGTCTGTGAAAAGAGAAAACAGATCTTCACAACAGTGTTTCCATAAGCAGCATTTTCAAGATGTGCATCAATAAGAGTGAGAAGAGCTGTAATGCCTCCCTTTATTTGACAGGCCATGTAGTTTGAAGGATTAAAGGCTGTAAAGTTCTATTTAAGAAAATTAAGACAAGCTTATGCTAAGTTTTTGCATGCATACTATGGTGCAAAACATCCCTCCGACACAGGAAAACCAGCTCAACctgatggcatgagtttggggcaggatcatcagtttgtacaaccaataacagtagagttttctggaatctgtttgaaaatacagATTATTTTGCCATTTGCTGATGGTTtgactatgactgctttgtgactCTTAGAACAGCAGATGCATGTGCGGCAACGTAAAAAGATGCGGACTGTCCACCAGTCTAAAAACAGTAGTACTGAGCTTCACTCGCACTGTGACGAAACGGCATGtggaaaaacaaattatattctgGCCTTAAGGGTCattttccttaaaggaatattctgggttcaatacaagttaagctcagtcgatagcatttgtggcataatgttgatttaccaaaaaagtaaattttgattcatccctccttttctttaaaacagcaaaaatcgaagttactgtgaggcacttacaacaaaactgtatggggccaatttttggagggtttaaacacagaaatgtgaagctcatgattttataaaagcacttacattaattcttctgttaaaacttgtgtattatttgagctgcaaagatTTATTGTAAATTTTGTGTCATGGCAACAAGGTTGTAAAATCGGCTatgacattacacagaaaaggttagtaagtgaggttatcacactaaaataatgtttacacacatattgttaatgtcttgtggctatacttttgaaaaagtgagtattttaacattcaaaaattggccctcattcacttctattttaagtgcctcactgtaactcggTTTTTGCTTTAtctaaaggagggacaagtcagtcaatttttgtggtaatcaacattataccataaatgctgttgattgagcttaacttgtattgaacccagaacattcctttaagaacaaTTATGTCATACAGCAGCTTGTGTGAGAAacgtattcatttttaaacatgttataaCAAAACCAGAGCTTACTGTAGACTAACAGGATTACAAAATGTTCGATGTACTACTTCataaatgtataaagcaaaaagtTCCGGCTGAAGAATTTGATTAGACTAACAAGTGATACCTGCTCAGATTATTGAACATTGTTGGCACTAGTCAGTTTGTTGCTAATgtggtttattttattattaagctTCTTCACAAGGTTAGATTGCTTTTCTTCCTGTTCCACTTTCAtatcaacattttcaaatgtattatgcGACTCGCTTTTGACGTGCAAACTCCGCTGGAGCCCTAGATGAGTCAACCACACActttttttcatgttttccaGAGAAAGATGACTACTGGGATCAAGCAGGAGCTGACAGCAtattacaaattaataaaagGTGAGAAAGTTGCAGTAACACGCATGGATGGGTCCAGTGTGTTTTTGGCTGAAAGGTTGATTCGGGTAAAGACCACAGCAGAGAGTCCTACTCTCAAACTTGTAGCTGATAGATGAGAGCATAGTCAAAATGGCAAGGATGAAAGTCaataacataagggtgaataaattatgccaattttcatatttgggtgaactatccaattCTTCGTGAGCAGATTCTGTGTGGTGTCAGTGGAGTTTATAATGAAGATAAATGGTTACCTTGTACTTGTCTGTGCCTTGTTTGAGCTGTTTGAGCTCCGAGTCGAGAATAGTGAACTGTCGGGTTATGCTCTCTATCCGTGCATGGAGGCCCCGGTATTCACTGTACTCTGCGTTAAAGTCGTTTTTGTAACTCTGACGCTGCTCTTGTGAGCTTATCACGGTGTACTTTCTgttgaggaaaaaaaacaacCTAACTTTTAATATTGTAGTCCGTAACAAAGCAAGTTGCACATAACTTGATAGTTTGTTCTTAGAAATGTTCTAAACTCTTGACTTCAAATAATATGTGCTTTTCAATTAAGATGCAGAGGGGTGCTTACAATAAATAGTCTGCAGTCTCCGACGAAGACGCAGGAATACTGGAGCTGTCGCATGTTCCGTTCAGACCTGAAAAGAAATATAAGGTGAACTCAAGGACACTTTCATCCTGCAGACTGTAGAAGAGGAACAAGGACACTATGCCTTGATGTCAGTGTGCTCTGAGATTTTAAGAAGAGAAAAACAACTGACATTGCTTTAGTAGAAAAGTGAAAAGAGATTTGCGGaactacacattttcaaaatatgtcAGAACAACTTAACTAATCAGTCTAAAGAAAGCTCTGTTTTGTCCTTCTAGAAGAGCAGAAATTACTAAACCCATAAAGTTAAAACCTAGTCAACCTCACAAACGCTGCATTCCATTCCATTTCTCCAATGAAAAGTGCAATTGAATGCCATTTGAAGTCAGAATTCCAACTTGGAATCTCGATATTAAATCTTCAATTCCGATTTCGCCAAGATGCTGGTGCGTGACGTCAAACATGTCGGCACACAGTGAGATGTAAAAAGCGATAAAATTTCACGTTTATGAAATATAGTCTGTTGAAGTCGGAAGATAAcaaaccttagccaaatacatttaacaaaatgttcacaattcctgatatttaattgtagaaaacatttcctgtcttaggtcagttaggatcactattttattttaagaatgtgaaatgtcagaataattgtagagagaattaattatttcagcttttatttctttcattacattcccagtgggtcagtagtttacatgaactttgtaagtatttggtggcattgcctttaaattgtttaatttgggtcaaacgttttggggagccttcctcaagcttctcacaataagttgctggaatttttgcccatttctccagacagaactggtgtaaccgagccaggtttgtaggcctccttgctcacacgctttttcagtttgaggtcagggctttgtgatggccactccaataccacaactttggaggtatgtttagggtcattgtacatttggaagacccatttgcaaccaagctttaacttacTGGCTGATGTTttcagattttgcttcaatatatgaacataattttccttcctcatgatgccatctattttgtgaagtgcaccagtccctcctgcagcaaagcacccccacaacatgatgctgccacccccatgcttcacggttgggatggtgttcctTGGCATGCGAgactcacccttttccctccaaacagcGATGGTCACtatggccaaagagttcaatttaTGTTTCATTAGatcagaggaaatttctccaaaaagtaagaactTTGTCCCTGTTTGCACTTGCAAATGGTAGTATGGCTTTTTATGGCATTTTTGGAGCAgtgtcttccttgctgagcagcctttcaggttatgttgataaaagagttgttttactgtggatatagatacttgcctacccgtttcctccagcttctttaaaaggtcctttgctgttctgtgattgatttggacctttcgcaccaaactacattaatctctaggagacagaatgcatctccttccaaAATGGTATGATGGTTGCGtcgtcccatggtgtttatactagtgtactattgtttgtacagatgaacgtggtaccttcaggcatttgaaaattgctcccaaggatgaaccagacttgtggagttccacaatttcttttcatgaggtcttgtttaacaaatgcttgAAGGGACAAATTGTAAATTATACTCTTTTGACAAGTGTACGCCTATAGCACAAATGCTAacgttgcagcattgtttattaaTTGGGTTACTAGAAGACGTCTCTGGTAACAGTCGAACACCTGTTAAAGCCCAAagtaaatttcatcatcagcagagaTTGTGCACTGAACTTGCACAGCCCAAATCGTATGCGCAAAATGCgaatgtgcctggaattattagcactaattagtgggtccaaaaGGTGCAACACTCAGTCAAGCTGTTGCTGTCACAGAGTAGTAAATGCGATCAACACTAAACAACATGAGATGAGGGTGGAAACAGCAACTGTAAATTTGCAAGTCAAGAGAGCGTTTAAGAAGGTCATACCTGCATTTGAATAACTGGAGTCTGAatgaatataaaaacatatttctgcCTATTTATTTAAAATCAAGAAGAGAAATAGTTCAGTATAGCAGTCATAGCGCACTTGTGCCAATCGCCTGTGTATGCATGCATAATCAAATGTactatactttgaaaggctagtaTTTGACTAAGCAGATGTTCAACGTTCATGACAAAACCAAAGTTTATTTTGGGCTTAAGCTAACAGGAGCGTTGCGGTTTTGTTTGCTTGCAAATCATCTtctgagcatctggcaatggaatgatCTAGTCAgagatcagagatatcaagtatgACTATCTCACATCCAACTTTGAATAGAATGCAGCATTACCTAATCTGTTGATGGACTGCTAACTGACTAGTCGACTATCCTGACCCATTTCTAATGCTGAATTGTTTGGCATAGTTAAGCCTGCACCGGAGatcattacaaattacaaatcttAAAACAAAGCACTATTTGCTTCAACCAGATGAGTATGTTCTTTAGCAATCTGTGAGAAGCAAATAACTAGTTTCAAATGGGGACAAAAATACCCGTTGCATTCTTAGGTAGTTTCTAAACTTGAACATCCTTCAGTTACACATAAATGATTCAGAGAAACTGACCCCCCACCTGTGCTCCTACCACTCGTCGTGACTTTACAAGGTTTCCTCTGATCCGAACCACATTCTTCCTCAATTTTACTCTCCTTCCTCATCTCCTTCTCTCTGTCCCTGTCTTTTTCCTTGGACTTGTCTTTGTGTTTCTTGGACTTCTTCTTTGACTTGCCATGCAGGGAGGGCAGATTTGTCCGACCCCGAGACCCACCTATGCTGCCGTGTGCTGGGGACGTAGACCCCGGCCCTCCGGCATGTGTCGTGGAACGAGGTGCAAATGACGGAGGTTGACTTAACCTCTCCGCCACCGCCGCCTCTTGACTCTCACAGTCTCTGCCGTTGGAGTCATTACTAACGTCTGAAAGCGGGTCAAAAGGTCGGGGGATCTCCAACACAGGGAGTTGAGAGCTCAAGGACGTCTCTCCAGCTTGAGAGCTTGATGAGTCCTTCCCATTGGAGGAGCTCAGTTTGCCGTTGATGGGCACAGTAGACTTGCTGGCCAGATGTGATATTCTAGGCTTCTTGTTGGCCAGAGGGTCTATGAACTCTGCTGCAGGCCTTTTCTGCTGGATAAGAACAATGATGGATCATAAATTAGGGTCAGCTTTAATATGACTAAACATTAAAGATGCATTCACAATGACAGCAGTTACATTGTTGGAGGTCACCAAGTCTGCACTCCCATTGGTCGCATTAAGTTTAACTCAGCTCAGTTTTGTTGCATCACCAATAACCACGGTTGTTCACATTGCCATAAATCGGCAACTCTCACTGAAAACTAATGACTTCCAGTCACATTGTCAGTGTGAACGTTGCTTAATACTCAATGTTAGGGAAATTGTTGATTAGATAGTGACAAATGGGTATTGATATTTGGTCACATTTTTCATTGTCAGAAAGGTTATGTGGATAGAAGTGTTGTTTTAGAGGTGGACAAAGTTAACATTAACATCTGTTATAAAATATTGTGTGCAATAACACCACTGACATTAAGAagctaaagtcaacatgaaactgttCATGAAAAATAAGAAGCTTGATGATATCAGAAGAAAAGTCAATGCAGAGACTGAGCAAGTATTACATTTcatgaaagattataaaaaggcaaaaatgtatttttttgtggatAAGACCAGGGAAATTGTTTGAGTTAGTAAAcaggggtcaattttgatttcatgttatttttaaaataattacagtGAAGTATAAACAGTATGTCTTTCCTCATAACCTTACTTTGGTGGCAAATCTGTCCTAACTATTTTTGGCCTGGCTTTAACAAGTCTATAGAGAGCAGGCAAAAGCTGACCTGTGTGGGTGAGCTGCTGGCCTGCTCTTTGTGCGGGCTGACCGGGCTCTCCCCAGAAGCAGGAGTGCTGCATTGAGGCTTACACAGTTTTCTGTTGAGAATGAGAGACACATGAAAGAGAAAAATGATCAGTTAATAAAAGAGCCAAAGACATGCTTACTGCATGTCAACAGTAACATAAAAATCTGCCTTGGAAAGAAGTTAAAGAATCTGACTAATCCAGAAAAGTGAAGACATTTTTTGAAGAGCATTAAATTACTTGCACATGGAAAtgaagaatgaataaaaaaaatgcaggTGATGTGGATGTACTGGTAGGGATGCTTTTGCCAGGCGACAGATTTAAAAGAAACTACAATCTAAAAAATTCTTACAAAAGTATTGTTTTACTACAATCTTATACATTGCAGCACATCTGTGGCAACAGTTTCTGTGCAATTAACCACACGGTATCTACTGTACAGAGAGCTAACAAAGTCTCATCGTTAACAATGATAATTACCTTGAGCATACAAGTTTTTCCAAGGGAGGAAGATTAAGatccgtttacacctggtattaaaatgtgttttgggtAACCCAATCACAAATGGACAGGAGAGACCCATTGCCATTTACACCTGGTCGTAATATATATcacttttgaccacttgtgtttggatttagaGTGGAgcgtctctgatttcatgatgataGACATTAAATACTATGCCAGtgaattaatgcattattataaaagtgcaaaaaatgacaaactgtttcTCCTAATTATATTTGCAATTAATCTAAGAACAAACATGACATTCAGTTCCGTTACGTGCATGTTTGTGCCCCCCCCAATCGGACCGTTATTtcctttcaaaaatgtatgtaaatggaCAAAGTTTCAGCCTCTTGTTTTAAAGCACCAGGTAAAATTTTTGCCCTTGCAATTGAGCAAAGTAAACAATAAAAAGCTTAAATACACAACTAATCAGCAGCAATTTGGCTTTTGTTATTTCCTACCTGTTGAACTTTGGTGaccattacattttacaatagaaACAAACTTTTGTTAAAAGTCCATCtagatttcatttataaataaatttaccATTAAGTAGGACCTTCTTGAAGAGAGTTTCTTAATTTATTGATAAACAAGAGGCCGGCAATGGGAACATGAACACAgacacctgtctgtcattttgggaaaatgcattaattgctccaaataaatttaactgttaaacatatttaatttacCTCAAAAGTTAGCGTTAAATTTCACAGCCATAATggataaatcattttaaaaaggtaCGATTTTGCAGACTCTCTTTGTAGAGTTGCGTGAGAGTGCCAACAGAGGGCAGTATGACACTAGGCAAATTCAACCCAAGCAGTGCCCCCAACTCCATCAGGGGTGCACGACTCGGGGGCTGTGTTTGCGAGTAGAGGGAAGCTGGGTGGCCAGGAGCTGCTATGGTCTCCATCTAACTGTGTGCGCACATGCACAGCCGGCCCTTGGACCTGTTCCacccacacacatatatatcagcATGTGCTGGATTAGGGCTGATTCAATAACCTCCTGAAAACACACAGCCCGGTGTTTGCAACCAGATGGAAATGTGGGTGGTTGCAATGGGGGGTGCGTGGATGTAAAAAGGCCTATCATTTGATAAGCGTCGACCTTGTGCGCAAAGTGCACTCAGTTTGTTTCCGACAAATATTTTGATAGTTTTGAGCTGAAAAAATAACACCATGTTTTTTGCCAGCCCAGCACGCAGGAAAGCATCTCTAATTTTAGGCTGTAGAGGCCAGTCTTCCATTCTCAGAGTTCACAAGACTGCAGATTTTCCACGTAAAGCCAAAAGAGCAGAACAACCGTGTGAAAAGTCTTACTGAGAGTGCAACAACAGTAACAAAATCAAGGCTTTCAAAACCAATTGAAACCAACTACTACAATAAACCAGTAGAAATGTCTAGTAATATACTATTTGAATTTAGTTTCAAATATGCAAAGAAAGAGAATGGGTGTCCCAATCACTTGATATTCAGATTTTTATGAATGACTTTTCCATAGATGCGTATATTGTGTAGAGATCAACCAATATTCTTATTTGACAACAGAAACTGATGCCAATTACTTTTAAGACTCCAACAAGTCTGTGTATTGGCACATTAACAATTAGGTCCCATATAATATTAGGTAGCTTGAACTACTTCATACTAAAATGCAATGTACTTTGAGTAACTGCATGTTGTTCTGAAAAATTCTCAAacgattcacatttgctgcaactGAGGTTGAGGCACTGgtagggttagtttaggggtaAGGtcaacagtgtaactacaaat
This region of Xyrauchen texanus isolate HMW12.3.18 chromosome 48, RBS_HiC_50CHRs, whole genome shotgun sequence genomic DNA includes:
- the LOC127639648 gene encoding RNA polymerase II elongation factor ELL-like isoform X1 codes for the protein MAALKEEQCYGLSCGRVSNGSNISVYHVKLTDSALRAFEDYQSSKGLTAQPLIRFTGNQGKISIPQSENPNELRTFTFYLSNVGKDNPQGSFDCIQQYITSEGSIQLDCLGGIQDKITVRATDDSYQKARQSMAHAEEEIRSRGAIVIKPGGRYVGKRVKIWKPKTGVSDVAPSRQTSRPVIVSSSQKKSPTRPLRERLVHLLALKPYRKPELLVRFTKDGLSPQDKETLDSLLQQVANLNSKDNTFTLKDCLFKEIQKDWPGYTEVDQQILKRILARKLCKPQCSTPASGESPVSPHKEQASSSPTQQKRPAAEFIDPLANKKPRISHLASKSTVPINGKLSSSNGKDSSSSQAGETSLSSQLPVLEIPRPFDPLSDVSNDSNGRDCESQEAAVAERLSQPPSFAPRSTTHAGGPGSTSPAHGSIGGSRGRTNLPSLHGKSKKKSKKHKDKSKEKDRDREKEMRKESKIEEECGSDQRKPCKVTTSGRSTGLNGTCDSSSIPASSSETADYLLKYTVISSQEQRQSYKNDFNAEYSEYRGLHARIESITRQFTILDSELKQLKQGTDKYKTIHNQILEEYRKIKKINPIYSQEKNRCEYLHNKLAHIKKLIAEYDQQQLQNWH
- the LOC127639648 gene encoding RNA polymerase II elongation factor ELL-like isoform X2; its protein translation is MAALKEEQCYGLSCGRVSNGSNISVYHVKLTDSALRAFEDYQSSKGLTAQPLIRFTGNQGKISIPQSENPNELRTFTFYLSNVGKDNPQGSFDCIQQYITSEGSIQLDCLGGIQDKITVRATDDSYQKARQSMAHAEEEIRSRGAIVIKPGGRYVGKRVKIWKPKTGVSDVAPSRQTSRPVIVSSSQKKSPTRPLRERLVHLLALKPYRKPELLVRFTKDGLSPQDKETLDSLLQQVANLNSKDNTFTLKDCLFKEIQKDWPGYTEVDQQILKRILARKLCKPQCSTPASGESPVSPHKEQASSSPTQKRPAAEFIDPLANKKPRISHLASKSTVPINGKLSSSNGKDSSSSQAGETSLSSQLPVLEIPRPFDPLSDVSNDSNGRDCESQEAAVAERLSQPPSFAPRSTTHAGGPGSTSPAHGSIGGSRGRTNLPSLHGKSKKKSKKHKDKSKEKDRDREKEMRKESKIEEECGSDQRKPCKVTTSGRSTGLNGTCDSSSIPASSSETADYLLKYTVISSQEQRQSYKNDFNAEYSEYRGLHARIESITRQFTILDSELKQLKQGTDKYKTIHNQILEEYRKIKKINPIYSQEKNRCEYLHNKLAHIKKLIAEYDQQQLQNWH
- the LOC127639648 gene encoding RNA polymerase II elongation factor ELL-like isoform X3, whose protein sequence is MAALKEEQCYGLSCGRVSNGSNISVYHVKLTDSALRAFEDYQSSKGLTAQPLIRFTGNQGKISIPQSENPNELRTFTFYLSNVGKDNPQGSFDCIQQYITSEGSIQLDCLGGIQDKITVRATDDSYQKARQSMAHAEEEIRSRGAIVIKPGGRYVGKRVKIWKPKTGVSDVAPSRQTSRPVIVSSSQKKSPTRPLRERLVHLLALKPYRKPELLVRFTKDGLSPQDKETLDSLLQQVANLNSKDNTFTLKDCLFKEIQKDWPGYTEVDQQILKRILARKLCKPQCSTPASGESPVSPHKEQASSSPTQQKRPAAEFIDPLANKKPRISHLASKSTVPINGKLSSSNGKDSSSSQAGETSLSSQLPVLEIPRPFDPLSDVSNDSNGRDCESQEAAVAERLSQPPSFAPRSTTHAGGPGSTSPAHGSIGGSRGRTNLPSLHGKSKKKSKKHKDKSKEKDRDREKEMRKESKIEEECGSDQRKPCKVTTSGLNGTCDSSSIPASSSETADYLLKYTVISSQEQRQSYKNDFNAEYSEYRGLHARIESITRQFTILDSELKQLKQGTDKYKTIHNQILEEYRKIKKINPIYSQEKNRCEYLHNKLAHIKKLIAEYDQQQLQNWH